In Rissa tridactyla isolate bRisTri1 chromosome 23, bRisTri1.patW.cur.20221130, whole genome shotgun sequence, the following are encoded in one genomic region:
- the SEMA4A gene encoding LOW QUALITY PROTEIN: semaphorin-4A (The sequence of the model RefSeq protein was modified relative to this genomic sequence to represent the inferred CDS: deleted 2 bases in 2 codons), producing the protein MVPGPSRATSLPPPAMPTAALRLLCGVVMPAAMLCAEPLPRVAFPSGDPRRTLTHFSQDNVSHYDIFLLHESEEELYVGARDRVLALAVGTPGSIRAKASIMWGPTAEKTSECAFKKKSQETECFNFIRVLVALNQTHLYVCGTYAFSPACTYIHRENFTLVSSRRGQPFLDGKGQCPFDPQHTHTALLVDGELYAGTMNNFQGNEPIISRSLGSRTLLKTDAFLRWLSADAAFVASFSIPGDDKVYFFFEETADEFDFFERLLVPRVARVCKSDVGGDKVLQKKWTTFLKAQLVCSQPGRFPFNVIHHAFALPRHDGGADFYAVFTSQWQAGRAGSAAVCAYSREALEEVFEGKYKELNKESSRWTVYSGADISPRPGSCYMGPSSDKALTFMKDHFLMDGKVTPTQGQPLLVKTDVTYTRIVVDETRGVSGAIYRVMFLATAEGFLHKAVELPGGPHIVESIQLFKTPEPVKNLLLAPGKGILFVGYSGGVLQVPLANCSLHRSCAECVLARDPYCAWHSLEGSCQPTRTAVAAEDMSAWVQDVEEGSPDTMCHRGRAMPRALGTQEDPAAESIRPQLNAVVHLPCPHRSALATYSWQQPNGRRDQGDTALLPDHTLVVIMRRGTVGTYKCLATENGYTWTVAHYQLQDPGGAAPQPDGVAEEGLSSAPSTPGSYWPQFVTVTVLLAVTLAAAACLALLAYHDQLKARSKVRGCSAPQSPPSQRREKVPLNGGTGEPPAPGVPTTEEEEEEEESSRACCLQLDGDIDADNNRVRVPAGDTA; encoded by the exons ATGGTGCCGGGACCCTCGAGGGCTACAtccctgccg ccccccgccaTGCCCACCGCCGCCCTCCGCCTGCTCTGCGGCGTGGTGATGCCGGCCGCCATGCTCTGCGCCGAGCCCCTGCCCCGCGTCGCCTTCCCCAGCG GGGACCCCCGCCGGACCCTGACCCATTTCAGCCAGGACAACGTCTCCCATTACGACATCTTCCTCCTGCACGAGAGCGAGGAGGAGCTGTACGTG GGGGCGCGGGACCGGGTGCTGGCCCTCGCCGTCGGCACCCCGGGCAGCATCCGTGCCAAAGCCTCG ATAATGTGGGGACCCACGGCTGAGAAAACCTCCGAGTGCGCTTTTAagaagaagagccaggag ACCGAGTGCTTCAACTTCATCCGCGTCCTCGTGGCCCTGAACCAGACCCACCTCTACGTCTGCGGGACCTACGCCTTCAGCCCCGCCTGCACCTACATC CACCGGGAGAACTTCACGCTGGTGTCCAGCCGCAGAGGACAACCTTTCCTGGATGGGAAGGGCCAGTGCCCCTTTGACCCCCAGCACACCCACACGGCCCTGCTGGTGG ATGGCGAGCTCTACGCCGGCACCATGAACAACTTCCAGGGCAACGAGCCCATCATCTCCCGCTCGCTGGGCAGCCGGACCCTGCTCAAGACGGACGCCTTCCTCCGCTGGCTTTCGG CCGACGCCGCCTTCGTGGCCTCCTTCAGCATCCCTGGAGACGACAAGGTCTACTTCTTCTTCGAGGAGACGGCCGACGAGTTCGATTTCTTCGAGCGGCTCCTGGTGCCGCGGGTGGCCCGTGTCTGCAAG AGCGATGTCGGGGGGGACAAGGTGCTGCAGAAGAAGTGGACGACATTCCTGAAGGCCCAGCTGGTGTGCTCCCAACCCGGCCGCTTCCCCTTCAATGTCATCCATCACGCCTTCGCCCTGCCCCGCCACGACGGCGGTGCCGACTTCTACGCCGTCTTCACCTCGCAGTG GCAggcgggcagggcgggcagcgcaGCCGTCTGTGCCTACAGCCGGGAGGCTCTGGAGGAGGTCTTCGAGGGCAAGTACAAGGAGCTGAACAAGGAGAGCTCCCGCTGGACGGTCTACAGCGGCGCCGACATAAGTCCCCGGCCCGGCAGC TGCTACATGGGTCCCTCCTCTGACAAAGCCCTCACCTTCATGAAGGACCATTTCCTGATGGATGGGAAGGTGACACCCACCCAGGGGCAGCCGCTGCTGGTGAAAACGGACGTCACATACACACGCATCGTGGTGGACGAGACTCGTGGCGTCTCGGGGGCCATCTACCGTGTCATGTTCCTGGCCACAG CGGAGGGTTTCCTGCACAAAGCGGTGGAGCTGCCTGGGGGTCCCCACATCGTGGAGAGCATCCAGCTCTTCAAGACGCCGGAACCGGTGAAGAACCTACTGCTGGCTCCGGGGAAG ggCATCCTCTTCGTGGGCTACTCCGGTGGCGTCCTCCAAGTCCCATTGGCCAACTGCAGCCTGCACCGGAGCTGTGCCGAGTGCGTGCTGGCGCGGGACCCGTACTGCGCCTGGCACAGCCTGGagggctcctgccagcccaccCGCACCGCCGTCGCTGCCGAGGACAT GAGCGCATGGGTGCAGGACGTCGAGGAGGGGAGCCCAGACACCATGTGCCACCGTGGGAGGGCCATGCCCCGAGCCTTGGGGACACAGGAGGACCCCGCCGCAGAGA GCATCAGACCCCAGCTCAACGCCGTGGTCCACCTGCCGTGCCCCCACCGTTCCGCCCTGGCCACCtacagctggcagcagcccaACGGCCGTCGGGACCAGGGGGACACGGCGCTGCTGCCCGACCACACGCTGGTGGTCATCATGCGACGGGGGACTGTCGGCACCTACAAGTGCCTGGCCACCGAGAACGGCTACACGTGGACTGTGGCTCACTACCAGCTGCAGGaccccggcggggcggcccccCAGCCGGATGGGGTGGCTGAGGAGGGGTTGTCCTCAGCCCCCAGCACACCCGGGTCTTACTGGCCCCAGTTTGTCACCGTCACCGTGCTGCTGGCCGTGACGCTGGCCGCTGCCGCCTGCCTGGCCCTCCTCGCCTACCACGACCAGCTCAAAGCCAGGAGCAAGGTGCGGGGGTGCAGTGCGCCCCAGAGCCCCCCATCCCAGCGCCGGGAGAAGGTACCCCTCAACGGGGGGACGGGAGAGCCCCCGGCACCCGGAGTCCCCAccacggaggaggaggaggaggaggaggaaagctccCGCGCTTGCTGCCTCCAGCTCGATGGGGACATAGATGCTGATAACAACAGGGTCCGCGTCCCAGCGGGGGACACGGCGTGA
- the SLC25A44 gene encoding solute carrier family 25 member 44, giving the protein MEDKRNIPIIEWEHLDKRKFYVFGICMTMMIRVSVYPFTLIRTRLQVQKGKSLYNGTFDAFVKILRTEGTAGLYRGFLVNTFTLISGQCYVTTYELTRKYVSRYNNNNAVKSLVAGGSASLVAQSITVPIDVISQHLMMQRKGESMGRFKVQNQDGKRMLVFGQTKDIIVQIFKADGFRGFYRGYVASLLTYIPNSAVWWPFYHFYAEQLSSLTPKDCPHLLLQAISGPLAAATASTLTNPMDVIRARVQVEGKSSIILTFKQLMAEEGPWGLTKGLSARIISATPSTIVIVVGYETLKKLSLRPELVDSRHW; this is encoded by the exons ATGGAGGACAAACGCAACATCCCCATCATTGAGTGGGAGCACCTGGACAAAAGGAAATTCTACGTGTTTGGGATTTGCATGACTATGATGATCCGGGTGAGCGTTTACCCTTTCACACTTATCCGAACACGGTTGCAGGTTCAGAAGGGCAAGAGCCTATACAACGGGACTTTTGATGCTTTTGTGAAAATCCTGCGGACAGAAGGGACAGCCGGGCTCTACCGTGGCTTTTTGGTCAACACTTTCACCCTGATCTCCGGACAGTGCTATGTGACAACGTATGAGCTCACTCGAAAGTATGTGTCACGGTACAACAACAACAACGCTGTGAAGTCGCTGGTGGCGGGCGGCTCAGCCTCCCTGGTGGCCCAGAGCATCACGGTGCCCATCGATGTCATCTCCCAACACCTCATGAtgcagaggaagggggaaagcaTGGGCAGGTTTAAGGTGCAGAACCAAGACGGCAAGCGGATGTTGGTCTTTGGCCAAACCAAGGACATCATTGTACAGATTTTCAAGGCCGATGGCTTTAGAGGCTTCTACAGGGGCTACGTGGCCTCGCTGCTCACCTATATTCCCAACAGTGCGGTCTGGTGGCCCTTCTACCACTTCTATGCCG AACAGCTTTCCAGCTTGACTCCTAAAGactgtccccatctcctcctgcaaGCTATATCGGGGCCACTGGCAGCTGCCACAGCTTCCACCCTCACCAACCCCATGGATGTCATCAGAGCTCGGGTTCAG GTGGAAGGCAAGAGCTCCATCATCCTCACCTTCAAACAGCTCATGGCGGAGGAAGGTCCCTGGGGCCTGACTAAAGGCCTCTCCGCCCGCATCATCTCGGCCACTCCTTCCACCATCGTCATCGTGGTGGGGTATGAAACTCTGAAGAAGCTGAGCCTCCGCCCGGAGCTGGTGGATTCGAGACACTGGTAG